In Callithrix jacchus isolate 240 chromosome 18, calJac240_pri, whole genome shotgun sequence, one DNA window encodes the following:
- the LOC100385154 gene encoding LOW QUALITY PROTEIN: NBPF family member NBPF6-like protein (The sequence of the model RefSeq protein was modified relative to this genomic sequence to represent the inferred CDS: substituted 1 base at 1 genomic stop codon), with product MAVSPTTCFGPRAEMSILETNQYXCSELEKCQQNFRDLKETFLTSTVTAYSLVTNLQKYECEEDKDLTESVLEEELEFEERELAELPRPAARLRIHDPFIQAQAEVTHLWQKIQGGRGVCCLFTQRVKNTVKSFEGLLRNTGITYNQRQRLCEQMVEGSQLTEILARNLATGKLATGSEYP from the exons ATGGCAGTATCTCCCACCACTTGTTTTGGTCCAAGGGCAGAAATGAGCATCCTGGAAACCAATCAGTACTAATGCTCTGAATTGGAAAAATGCCAACAGAACTTCCGAGACCTCAAAGAGACATTCCTGACATCCACAGTTACTGCCTACTCCCTGGTCACCAACCTGCAGAAATACG AGTGTGAAGAGGACAAAGATCTTACAGAGTCTGTgctggaggaggagctggagttTGAGGAGCGGGAACTGGCTGAGTTGCCGAGACCAGCTGCAAGGCTCCG AATACATGATCCCTTCATCCAGGCTCAGGCAGAAGTGACCCACTTATGGCAGAAGATACAGGGAGGGAGAGGTGTCTGCTGCCTTTTCACCCAGCGTGTGAAGAACACAGTCAAGTCTTTTGAGGGCCTCCTCAGGAACACTGGCATTACCTACAACCAGAGACAGAGACTCTGTGAGCAAATGGTAGAAGGAAGCCAGCTGACAGAGATCCTTGCCAGAAACCTCGCAACAGGTAAGCTGGCTACAGGCTCTGAATACCCTTAG